A region of Lycium barbarum isolate Lr01 chromosome 3, ASM1917538v2, whole genome shotgun sequence DNA encodes the following proteins:
- the LOC132633348 gene encoding F-box/kelch-repeat protein At1g80440-like gives MEIIPNLPYDMGLECLIRIPYNNFSSVTSVCQNWKLQIALPEFWRQRKAIGLTRQVILMAQARLDPKIKLGSSLKYSAFPLYGLTLYEPDSGYWAELPFPGTSDGLPMFCQLIGVGLNLVVMGGWNPITWEPSKDVFVYNFVSATWRRGAEMPGCRRSFFGSGSDSERTVYIAGGHDEEKNALKSAMAYDVSRDEWLQMPDMASERDECKCTFYEGKFHVIGGYETCMQGRFGTSAESFDVSTWQWDQVNEHFFESATCPRTCVEGGDGKLYLCRDGDVLALGKSTWQVVTALPLELKNIAFVTAWRGKILMTGSMGFNEPYNTYVLDLESYKWTKMDTPVNFSGHVQSGCCLEM, from the exons ATGGAGATAATTCCCAATCTTCCTTATGACATGGGGCTCGAATGTCTTATCCGAATTCCATACAACAATTTCTCGTCAGTTACATCCGTTTGCCAAAATTGGAAGTTACAAATTGCACTTCCAGAATTTTGGAGACAAAGAAAAGCTATTGGCTTAACCCGCCAAGTAATTTTAATGGCCCAAGCCCGACTTGACCCGAAAATAAAACTCGGGTCGTCATTAAAGTACTCAGCTTTTCCACTTTATGGGCTCACGCTTTATGAACCGGACTCGGGTTATTGGGCCGAATTGCCATTTCCGGGTACATCCGACGGGTTGCCCATGTTTTGCCAGCTCATCGGAGTTGGGTTGAATTTAGTGGTTATGGGTGGTTGGAATCCAATTACTTGGGAACCTTCAAAGGATGTTTTTGTTTATAACTTTGTTTCTGCCACGTGGCGCCGTGGAGCTGAAATGCCGGGTTGTCGGAGATCTTTTTTCGGTTCCGGGTCGGATTCTGAACGGACGGTGTATATTGCAG GTGGACATGACGAGGAGAAGAACGCTTTAAAATCGGCTATGGCATATGACGTGTCAAGGGATGAATGGCTCCAAATGCCTGACATGGCAAGTGAACGGGACGAGTGTAAGTGCACTTTTTATGAAGGCAAATTCCACGTCATCGGCGGATATGAAACGTGCATGCAAGGTCGGTTCGGCACAAGCGCCGAGTCATTTGATGTTTCCACGTGGCAGTGGGACCAAGTCAATGAACATTTCTTTGAATCTGCCACGTGTCCAAGAACTTGTGTTGAAGGTGGGGACGGTAAATTGTACTTGTGCCGGGATGGTGATGTGCTGGCACTCGGGAAGTCGACGTGGCAAGTTGTGACAGCACTTCCATTAGAACTTAAAAATATAGCCTTTGTGACAGCATGGAGAGGTAAAATATTAATGACTGGTTCTATGGGATTTAATGAGCCCTACAACACTTATGTTCTGGATTTAGAGAGTTATAAGTGGACTAAAATGGATACTCCGGTAAACTTTTCTGGCCATGTTCAATCTGGCTGCTGCCTGGAAATGTAA
- the LOC132634357 gene encoding F-box/kelch-repeat protein At1g80440-like, translated as MDLLPGLPNDIALECLIRLPLDQFSKASSVCSNWKHEIKHPMFRQRRKNSGLTRPVFALTQAMVTTIRKPHGLTTFSSTQIYRLSLYDPERECWYDLPPIPELVDGLPMFCRVVGVGSELVVIGGCDPVSWRVVDSVFIYSFISGTWRCGAHMPGRQRLFFGCVSDLERFVVVAGGHDDEKNALKSVLLYDVAKDDWVAMPDMASERDECKCTFYQGKFHVISGYPTHAQGQFQRSAEVFDVATWRWSMEEDFLGADKCPQSCVEGEDGRLYMCRDGDVVVKCGAMWKHVARLPAEVSNVAYLTAWQGKLLAVGNAGFDELYGGYELDVSSESKEKKWRKLDTPDEYTGHVQSVCCLAI; from the coding sequence ATGGATCTTCTTCCTGGTCTACCAAATGACATAGCTCTCGAATGCTTAATTCGCCTTCCTCTCGACCAATTCTCCAAAGCTTCTTCAGTATGCAGTAACTGGAAACACGAAATTAAGCACCCCATGTTTCGTCAACGACGAAAGAATTCGGGTCTTACCCGACCCGTTTTTGCATTAACCCAAGCCATGGTTACCACCATTAGAAAACCTCATGGCCTTACAACCTTTTCATCTACACAAATATATCGTCTTTCTCTTTATGATCCAGAAAGGGAATGTTGGTATGATTTGCCACCCATACCCGAGTTGGTTGATGGGCTACCCATGTTTTGCCGGGTTGTCGGAGTCGGGTCGGAGTTAGTGGTGATTGGCGGGTGTGACCCGGTGAGTTGGAGAGTTGTGGACTCTGtatttatttacagttttataTCGGGTACGTGGCGTTGTGGGGCCCACATGCCAGGTCGACAAAGGTTGTTTTTTGGGTGTGTGTCGGATTTGGAGAGATTTGTGGTTGTTGCCGGTGGACATGACGATGAGAAAAATGCATTGAAATCCGTGCTTTTATATGACGTGGCGAAAGATGATTGGGTCGCGATGCCTGACATGGCAAGTGAACGGGACGAATGTAAGTGCACTTTTTACCAAGGTAAATTCCACGTCATCAGCGGTTATCCTACGCATGCACAAGGTCAGTTCCAGCGTAGCGCTGAGGTGTTCGACGTTGCCACGTGGCGGTGGAGCATGGAGGAGGATTTTCTCGGTGCCGACAAGTGTCCGCAGAGTTGCGTAGAAGGAGAGGATGGGAGACTATACATGTGTCGAGATGGTGACGTGGTTGTAAAGTGTGGTGCCATGTGGAAACATGTGGCGAGGTTGCCAGCTGAGGTGTCCAACGTGGCGTATCTGACAGCGTGGCAGGGGAAGCTGCTAGCTGTGGGAAATGCTGGATTTGATGAACTCTATGGTGGTTATGAACTTGATGTTAGTAGTGAAAGTAAAGAAAAGAAATGGAGAAAATTGGATACACCAGATGAATACACTGGCCATGTTCAGTCAGTTTGTTGTTTAGCGATATGA